The following are encoded together in the Mesoterricola sediminis genome:
- a CDS encoding fibronectin type III domain-containing protein: MAQHPLRPLNCLALLALAILPGCSGGGGQPQVPLEPPTHLTASWSTTFADHAHLTWTAPAQPVDGYNAEFRIDSGGYTRLNTEGLYNPAWTYGHWPIPLSTLPELTPLSFRMSSTRGSGTSGYSNEASLIAPLRAPARPVTTEVIGGYRVTWINNSLVADSLTLERGVTPNGYAPDAVWTQIPGVAFGALDYTDFAAPEGAGICYRVTYARGAASTSSTSLVFTSGLNGPVNLVATPGADSVHLTWANRSTAAASVVVARASTLGADPTFLPIATLPPTGTSFDDVQVPTGYYTYRVEARAAGAFAGAPSPAVKVAIRPAAVPGLTVVPSILPAMPSGSLGALAPQGTWFLGIPPGLSSTCRVFHPVDGTWVTQAFASATRLASPGLASDAQGRPHLVLARPVAQGSSQSVLVHAWFDGGAWQEEEITRTSLPTGFAPPAFVLPAGSQHPSVLFLTSARDLIYMSRGEDGTWQSETLDPFLPVGFVCDRFTLILDGAGAPAVLAGDYPGPQLLRRTGADAWVAEALPSGLAEYGGRGSLVATADGDLHLFLAMETTFLSRTYNLAWSRRSGGAWSSPATLVALRDASPTPSIQAKASPDGTRVIVACPTPLGNTLLAFAQGAWAQVVLGPALEPPPLLGFMSDGRLRVLQKAGYEYANGWSDYVQYTEP; encoded by the coding sequence ATGGCCCAGCATCCCCTTCGACCCCTGAACTGCCTGGCCCTCCTCGCCCTGGCGATCCTCCCGGGCTGCAGCGGGGGCGGGGGCCAGCCGCAGGTTCCCCTGGAACCGCCGACCCACCTCACCGCGAGCTGGTCCACCACCTTCGCGGACCATGCGCACCTGACCTGGACCGCCCCGGCCCAACCCGTCGACGGCTACAACGCGGAATTCCGGATCGATTCGGGCGGCTACACCCGGCTGAACACCGAGGGCCTGTACAATCCGGCATGGACCTACGGGCATTGGCCGATCCCGTTGTCCACCCTTCCCGAACTCACGCCCCTCTCCTTCCGGATGAGTTCCACGCGCGGGTCCGGGACTTCCGGGTACTCCAACGAGGCCAGCCTCATCGCGCCGCTCCGGGCCCCGGCGCGCCCCGTGACGACCGAGGTGATCGGTGGCTACAGGGTGACCTGGATCAACAACAGCCTTGTGGCCGATTCGCTGACCCTGGAGCGGGGCGTCACCCCGAACGGGTACGCGCCCGACGCCGTCTGGACGCAGATCCCCGGCGTCGCCTTCGGCGCCCTCGACTACACGGACTTCGCGGCCCCGGAAGGCGCAGGAATCTGTTATCGGGTGACCTACGCCAGGGGCGCGGCCTCGACCTCCTCCACCAGCCTGGTCTTCACGAGCGGCTTGAACGGGCCCGTCAACCTGGTGGCGACGCCGGGGGCCGATTCCGTCCACCTGACGTGGGCCAACCGGAGCACGGCGGCCGCCTCCGTCGTCGTCGCCCGCGCTTCGACCCTGGGCGCCGACCCGACATTCCTGCCCATCGCGACCCTTCCGCCGACGGGGACCTCTTTTGACGACGTCCAGGTACCCACCGGGTACTACACGTACCGGGTGGAGGCGAGGGCCGCCGGAGCCTTCGCCGGAGCCCCGAGTCCGGCCGTCAAGGTGGCGATCCGACCCGCCGCGGTCCCGGGCCTGACCGTCGTCCCCAGCATCCTCCCTGCCATGCCCAGCGGCAGCCTCGGGGCCCTGGCCCCCCAGGGGACCTGGTTCCTGGGCATTCCGCCCGGGCTTTCCTCGACTTGCCGGGTCTTCCATCCGGTCGATGGCACCTGGGTCACGCAGGCGTTCGCCAGCGCCACCCGGCTGGCATCGCCGGGCCTCGCGTCGGACGCCCAGGGCCGGCCCCACCTTGTCCTGGCCCGGCCCGTCGCCCAAGGGAGTTCTCAATCCGTCCTTGTGCACGCCTGGTTTGACGGGGGCGCTTGGCAGGAGGAGGAAATCACCCGGACCTCCCTGCCCACGGGCTTCGCCCCGCCGGCCTTCGTACTGCCGGCCGGCAGCCAGCATCCCAGCGTGCTCTTCCTGACCTCCGCCCGGGACCTGATCTACATGAGCAGGGGGGAGGACGGCACCTGGCAGTCGGAGACGCTGGATCCCTTCCTGCCCGTGGGCTTCGTGTGTGATCGGTTCACCCTGATCCTGGACGGGGCCGGCGCACCGGCCGTGCTCGCGGGGGATTACCCCGGACCCCAGCTCCTGCGCCGCACCGGTGCCGACGCGTGGGTCGCGGAGGCCCTTCCCAGCGGCCTGGCGGAGTACGGCGGACGCGGCTCGCTCGTAGCCACGGCGGATGGCGACCTGCACCTCTTCCTGGCCATGGAAACGACCTTCCTCAGCAGAACGTACAACCTGGCCTGGAGCCGACGGAGCGGCGGAGCCTGGAGTTCGCCCGCGACCCTGGTCGCCCTCCGCGACGCGTCCCCCACGCCCAGCATCCAGGCGAAGGCGAGCCCCGATGGGACCCGGGTGATCGTCGCCTGTCCAACCCCCCTGGGCAACACCCTGCTGGCCTTTGCCCAGGGCGCCTGGGCCCAGGTGGTCCTGGGACCCGCGCTGGAGCCGCCGCCGCTGCTGGGCTTCATGTCCGATGGGCGCCTGCGGGTCCTCCAGAAGGCGGGCTATGAGTACGCCAATGGCTGGTCGGATTACGTCCAGTACACCGAGCCATGA
- a CDS encoding fibronectin type III domain-containing protein, giving the protein MISKILHPLGLVSMLVLAALAGCGKGQEALDPPTNFAAHWSPDYEDMMITSWTAPTCELDGYNMEYQVDAGPFVRLNTEYIHAAWTSSSFPMNLNNLPELVPLRFRMNTFRTPRVSAYSNVVTLMTRLRAPKNVGAYFYADHVQVSWTNPSLVADTLTLERGVASPSTPSDKVWTRLPSVRFGDLQYTDLEAPEGMSVSYRVTYAKGEASMSGYSNSQVTSISAPTQLVATPGPASVHLTWTNQTTGATSLVVLRQSGKDGGGSLTELATLPPTATSYDDLDLAAGTYFYQIQARHPEPTMTVSSPTVLGAALPAATPGFSLEGLSVQWPSVNLGALRRDGTWVIGFLQGGSSSSQVYLPSGGTWTSQGFPNATKFAQPGILLDASDQPHVLYLRPAIQGSSSQMLRHAWFDGSVWQDEALATGDYDRFWSLPILASLDRSGNPVVVAPLSSGVLSCTLKGEDGSWMTESLAAVQPPLAGGAIRYALSLDAAGVPVVAIANATTWNVARRTGPQTWQAEAVPLDRATDTSLSRLGLAVTADGDLHLLVGRAHLPVTSPASNELVWVRRASGTWGAPTVLMTASGTLMPGGEYRVSPAGDRIACAAFDGTGTHLLVYSQGAWITPNLGLAYGVGPMLGFTPEGKLRFVMGSPQTQTDFLLFSER; this is encoded by the coding sequence ATGATCTCCAAAATCCTTCATCCCCTGGGTCTGGTATCCATGCTCGTGCTCGCGGCCCTCGCCGGCTGCGGCAAGGGCCAGGAGGCCCTCGATCCCCCGACGAATTTCGCCGCGCATTGGTCCCCGGACTACGAAGACATGATGATCACCTCCTGGACCGCGCCGACCTGCGAACTCGACGGCTACAACATGGAATACCAGGTGGACGCCGGCCCCTTCGTACGTCTGAACACGGAGTACATCCACGCTGCCTGGACCAGTTCCTCGTTCCCGATGAATCTGAACAACCTGCCCGAACTGGTCCCACTCCGGTTCCGCATGAATACGTTCCGGACCCCCCGCGTCTCCGCGTACAGCAACGTCGTAACGCTCATGACCCGCCTCCGGGCCCCGAAGAACGTCGGGGCGTACTTCTACGCGGACCATGTCCAGGTCAGTTGGACCAACCCAAGCCTGGTGGCCGATACCCTCACCCTCGAGCGGGGCGTCGCCTCGCCAAGCACGCCTTCCGACAAGGTCTGGACCCGGCTTCCGTCGGTCCGGTTCGGGGATCTCCAATACACGGACCTCGAGGCGCCGGAAGGGATGAGCGTTTCCTACCGGGTGACCTACGCCAAGGGCGAGGCCTCGATGTCCGGCTATTCCAATTCCCAGGTGACGTCCATCAGCGCCCCCACCCAACTGGTGGCCACCCCGGGGCCGGCCAGCGTCCACCTGACCTGGACCAACCAAACCACGGGCGCCACCTCACTGGTGGTCCTCCGCCAGTCGGGTAAGGATGGGGGGGGCAGCCTGACCGAGCTCGCCACCCTGCCGCCGACGGCCACCTCGTACGACGATCTGGACCTGGCCGCGGGCACCTACTTCTACCAAATCCAGGCGCGGCACCCGGAACCCACCATGACCGTCAGCAGCCCGACCGTGCTGGGCGCGGCGTTGCCGGCCGCCACGCCCGGGTTCTCCCTCGAAGGCCTCTCGGTCCAGTGGCCGAGTGTCAACCTCGGGGCCCTTCGCAGGGATGGGACCTGGGTGATCGGTTTTCTGCAGGGCGGGAGCAGCTCCAGCCAGGTCTACCTGCCATCCGGCGGCACGTGGACGTCCCAGGGTTTCCCGAATGCCACGAAGTTCGCCCAGCCGGGCATCCTGCTCGACGCCTCCGACCAGCCCCACGTGCTCTACCTGCGCCCCGCCATCCAGGGCAGTTCCAGCCAGATGCTCCGGCACGCCTGGTTCGATGGGTCCGTTTGGCAGGATGAAGCGCTCGCCACCGGCGACTATGACAGGTTCTGGTCCCTCCCCATCCTGGCCAGTCTGGACCGGTCCGGGAACCCGGTCGTGGTGGCCCCGCTCTCCTCGGGGGTCCTCTCCTGCACGCTCAAAGGCGAGGATGGATCCTGGATGACGGAATCCCTGGCCGCAGTCCAGCCGCCGCTTGCGGGGGGGGCGATCCGGTATGCGCTGTCCCTGGACGCGGCGGGCGTACCCGTCGTCGCGATCGCCAATGCCACCACCTGGAACGTGGCCCGGCGCACCGGTCCCCAGACCTGGCAAGCCGAGGCCGTCCCCCTGGATCGGGCCACCGATACGTCCCTCTCCCGGCTGGGGCTCGCGGTGACCGCCGACGGGGATCTGCACCTCCTCGTGGGAAGGGCCCACCTCCCCGTAACCTCCCCTGCCTCCAATGAACTGGTCTGGGTCCGGCGCGCCTCCGGGACCTGGGGCGCGCCCACCGTCCTGATGACCGCCAGCGGCACCCTCATGCCCGGCGGGGAGTACCGGGTCAGCCCCGCCGGCGACCGCATCGCCTGCGCCGCGTTCGACGGCACGGGGACCCATCTCCTGGTCTATTCGCAGGGCGCCTGGATCACGCCGAACCTGGGCTTGGCCTATGGGGTGGGCCCCATGCTGGGGTTCACCCCCGAGGGCAAGCTCCGGTTTGTGATGGGGTCGCCCCAGACCCAGACGGACTTCCTCCTCTTCTCGGAACGCTAG